A stretch of Triticum aestivum cultivar Chinese Spring chromosome 1D, IWGSC CS RefSeq v2.1, whole genome shotgun sequence DNA encodes these proteins:
- the LOC123179743 gene encoding disease resistance protein RPM1: MAEAILHALSKIGSVGLNNEVSAVRKKLSKKVASLYELPVKIEEFGVQLKAMNNVMRDFGTTHLTNNVIKGWIADVRKLAYHVEDVIDRYSYEALKLKEDGFLRWYDIRSSRHITVFSIILEDVIQIEEEIRCVIETRKLILEDVIQIEEEIRCVIEMRNYGSITVQSSENEDADIGRKKPEGSFPELVSDEDLVGIDENRSKLTEWLTTNEEETTLITVSGMGGLGKTSLVKTVYDREKDNFPDAHAWIVVSEIYNVVDLLAKLLTKIQRQSPPSVDVALGHHADVYELTEAIQKTLQDRKCLIVLDDVWEREAYTRMCNAFQGLQGSRVMITTRREDVAALAPRGRRLLLQPLGSVESFKLFCSIAFHNNSPACKCPPELEKVAAAVVRGCHGLPLAIVYSGRVLSAKEQTEHTWNQIYNHLWSELQGNDHVQAILNRSYNDLPGYLRNCFLYCTLLPQGQPMPRESLVRLWIAEGFTRKREDCTAEEVAEECLMELIDRNMLQVVERDEHFRVSTCKMHDIVRDLALAVAKEQRFGSANDQGELMLLDTDQVRWFSTCGWSDSNNTAPGGVKFTRLRTLVSIGSCSNMLSSVFSESIYLTVLELEDSPINQVPASIGNLFHLRYIGLRRTQVRSLPDTIDKLSNLETLDLKHTRIEKLPSGIVKAEKLRHLFADRYADEKQTEFRYSVGVEAPKMISRFQQLQTLETVHASKDVALQLKHMHGLQTVCIDSIDASSCDDLFRALSCMPQLSSLLLSASDEEEALSFKAFEPTSTSLRTLIVRGGWFMAGLSCPIFQELGRYLKYLALSWCDLEEKDPLPVLACHVPALTYLSLNRVSSEGILVLSAGCFPLLKTLVLKRMPDVKQLVIEEGAMPLVDGIYITTLLGMNAVPDGIDTLGSLTKLWMLDLHREFKADWTQKQMDDKMKHVSDLRV; this comes from the coding sequence ATGGCGGAGGCTATACTCCATGCTTTGTCAAAGATTGGGTCAGTCGGTTTGAATAATGAAGTATCAGCTGTCAGAAAGAAGTTGTCGAAGAAAGTTGCTAGCCTATATGAATTGCCAGTCAAGATCGAAGAATTTGGGGTACAGCTAAAGGCGATGAATAATGTAATGCGTGATTTTGGCACAACACATCTCACCAATAATGTCATCAAGGGTTGGATTGCAGACGTCCGGAAGCTGGCCTACCATGTTGAGGATGTAATTGACAGGTACTCGTATGAGGCTCTCAAGCTCAAGGAAGATGGCTTCCTACGCTGGTACGACATCAGAAGTTCACGCCACATAACGGTTTTCAGTATAATTCTTGAAGATGTCATACAGATAGAGGAGGAGATCAGATGCGTCATAGAAACGCGAAAATTAATTCTTGAAGATGTCATACAGATAGAGGAGGAGATCAGATGCGTCATAGAAATGCGAAATTACGGGAGTATAACAGTCCAGTCCAGTGAAAATGAGGATGCAGACATTGGTAGGAAGAAGCCTGAAGGTTCCTTTCCAGAGCTTGTTAGTGATGAGGATCTTGTGGGAATTGATGAAAACAGGAGTAAGTTGACTGAATGGCTGACCACCAATGAGGAAGAAACCACGCTGATAACAGTTTCTGGAATGGGAGGCTTGGGAAAAACTTCCCTTGTGAAAACTGTGTATGATCGGGAGAAAGACAATTTTCCTGATGCTCATGCTTGGATTGTGGTGTCAGAAATATATAATGTAGTTGATTTGCTAGCGAAACTGCTCACCAAGATACAACGGCAGTCACCGCCGAGTGTTGACGTGGCCTTGGGCCATCACGCTGATGTCTATGAGTTAACAGAGGCAATACAGAAGACATTGCAAGACAGGAAATGCTTGATCGTGCTTGATGATGTGTGGGAAAGAGAAGCATATACTCGGATGTGCAATGCATTTCAGGGTCTCCAAGGAAGCCGTGTTATGATCACAACACGGAGGGAAGATGTTGCTGCTCTAGCTCCTCGGGGACGTCGCCTGCTACTCCAGCCCTTGGGTAGCGTCGAGTCATTCAAACTCTTTTGTTCAATAGCTTTCCACAACAACAGCCCTGCCTGCAAGTGCCCTCCGGAGCTTGAGAAGGTGGCAGCTGCTGTAGTCCGGGGATGTCATGGCCTGCCATTGGCCATTGTATATTCTGGCCGCGTATTGTCCGCGAAGGAACAAACAGAGCACACCTGGAATCAGATATACAACCATCTCTGGAGCGAGCTGCAGGGAAATGACCATGTCCAAGCCATACTTAACCGGAGCTACAATGACTTGCCGGGTTATCTCAGGAACTGTTTCCTTTACTGCACCTTGCTCCCTCAAGGCCAACCAATGCCACGGGAGAGCCTTGTGCGGCTATGGATCGCTGAAGGATTCACGAGAAAGAGAGAAGATTGTACTGCAGAGGAAGTGGCGGAGGAGTGTCTCATGGAACTCATCGACCGGAATATGCTGCAAGTTGTGGAGCGGGATGAGCACTTTAGGGTTAGTACCTGTAAGATGCATGACATTGTGCGAGACCTGGCTCTCGCTGTTGCGAAAGAGCAGAGGTTTGGCTCCGCAAATGACCAGGGCGAATTGATGCTCCTGGACACAGATCAAGTTCGTTGGTTCTCGACATGCGGTTGGAGTGACAGCAATAACACAGCTCCAGGAGGAGTCAAATTTACACGACTCCGCACGTTGGTGTCGATTGGGTCTTGTAGCAACATGCTTTCCTCAGTTTTCTCTGAATCCATCTATCTTACTGTTCTCGAGCTTGAAGACTCTCCAATCAACCAAGTACCAGCATCCATCGGGAATCTGTTCCATCTCCGCTACATTGGCTTAAGGCGCACCCAGGTTAGGTCTCTTCCAGACACTATTGATAAACTCTCAAACCTAGAGACACTGGACCTCAAGCACACAAGAATAGAAAAGCTACCGTCAGGAATTGTCAAGGCCGAGAAGCTACGTCACCTTTTTGCTGACAGGTACGCTGATGAGAAGCAGACGGAGTTCCGATACTCGGTCGGAGTGGAAGCGCCTAAGATGATTTCCAGGTTTCAACAGCTGCAAACCCTCGAGACCGTCCATGCCAGCAAAGACGTAGCGCTACAGCTGAAGCACATGCACGGGTTGCAGACTGTTTGTATTGATAGCATCGATGCATCTAGTTGTGACGACCTTTTCCGTGCCCTCTCCTGTATGCCCCAACTTTCAAGCTTACTCTTGTCAGCAAGTGATGAGGAGGAGGCACTTTCTTTCAAAGCATTCGAGCCAACTTCGACCAGTCTCCGCACGCTAATCGTCAGAGGTGGCTGGTTCATGGCGGGACTCAGTTGCCCAATATTTCAGGAGCTTGGGAGGTATCTCAAGTACCTGGCTCTAAGCTGGTGCGATCTTGAGGAAAAAGACCCTCTGCCGGTGCTGGCATGTCACGTACCGGCGCTCACTTATCTCAGCCTTAACAGGGTGAGCAGTGAAGGCATATTGGTTCTTTCTGCTGGGTGCTTTCCGCTGCTCAAGACGCTCGTCTTAAAGCGCATGCCTGATGTGAAGCAGTTGGTGATTGAAGAGGGTGCCATGCCGTTGGTTGATGGGATCTACATCACGACACTCTTGGGGATGAATGCTGTCCCTGATGGCATTGATACCCTTGGATCCTTGACCAAGTTGTGGATGCTGGATCTGCACAGGGAGTTCAAGGCTGACTGGACTCAGAAGCAGATGGATGACAAGATGAAGCATGTTTCAGACCTCCGCGTTTAG